The Gossypium hirsutum isolate 1008001.06 chromosome D02, Gossypium_hirsutum_v2.1, whole genome shotgun sequence region ggtctagcaaccgtcaaagcaaagtcttttcagaaatagttttggggattccttccgttcattgtcaactgggtggattacgtagaggccggagtcacggtagattgcggcttggttcgatagtagatcagattactcgtAGTTGAGGcattgctgtctactcagaataaagattcggtaatttcgaaacctttatttcaccccgattcgttcctcacacatggatccatggttaggatcaccgaatcttttaattttccactgcgccgtaggggtgccggcaTTCCAACAGTTCGGTCatgatactttagtggaatgacttcatgactaaataatgttATTATTAATCGTTAAAGAAcataaacttaattacaaattatttgatccCTAATTATAAATGTCTAATCAGTCCCTTCGCTAGCTTGAGATAACCAGAAACGAATTGTATGTAGAACAAATAAATATGGAATGAATgaaaacaatgaaataaaataaatagatcgTTATCACTATCTGTAATGAATGCATTTTCTCGCTAAGTACAAAAGAtgacttaaaattaatttaatttcttcaaattattatttaattaaataattaaaattcgaagtaataatgaaattaattagtcatcgtggattttttaataagacaattaaatatatttcctcatagattTTAATACGGTAAAGTTGTCTGgactttaacaaaattagaattgggttaggaaaataatttaattgagaaattaatttagttaatataaattaattaaattaatttattaaataaataatattttgaaaaatagaaaatagttattgAGTTCGATAAATTATAAGTGTTGGATAAAGGTCTAAATGACATGCATAATTGTATCCAATACATGAAAGACTCAATTAGATCTTGTTACATGCAAGGGGTGGAAAATACTGATATTAACTACGGCATGCCACTACCCCTATGCCTTCTATTTAGACTAGAAGTTATactttctattaaaatatttttatttagttagactatggaattttattttaaagaataaattcaaTTTTCTAGGAAAAACGCATTGTTTTTTGTTAGAGAGAAAATTAACTTTTCCACTGAATGTTAATAAAAGTTTTCATTCTGTGTGATTGGTTCATGTTGTTTGAGCTCACACTCAAAGCAATTTGTGGTTTGAGAACAGCAAAGAAGTTCATTAAATAGAAAGCCAAAACTGACTTAACCAACTTGTACAAAGCACATGTATAATTTCGATTAAGGGTTTATTGGTATAAATAACACAATGATTCAATTTTAAGAAGTGATTAATGCAAAGGTAACCTCTTTTCAAGAGTGTTGTTAGAGCCAAGCCCTTAGCTCCTAAAAGCTATtgcacttccactcacataggtataTCTCATCGAGAGTATTCCGTAATTATGACAGTCTAGCAcatttatgttatgggtctaCTAAGAGTATATTACTCATCCTTCCGCTTACCATTACGAGTACCTAACACTTTTTATAATGggatgatatattatatattattgtataGTGCTagcagtcacatactaatgatgtactttgtcttatcggactcaagacttgacgttatactaAGCGTTGAGTTCATTTTTTATCATGGGTGACTCAAATAATATGGCTTGTACATCatccctaaattttcaaatttccagcCTAGCTATTCTAATTATCTATACCACATGGtgaaactttatatttatttgtatctTGAATTTCACAAGACCAACATCTCCACCATGTTCAACTATTCATTCTTCCGCAAAAAAAAATCTCATCAAGGATATCATTTTTACTATTATCAAATCACAGTGAacactttatattttttatcatgacaatttcatatttatctactttatttatttcttaatatctAAGAAATTAATTTCACAATCACCACATATATGAAACCATACATCATTTTTTTCACCAAGTAAGTTATTATAAAGAGCCTTCCAATCCCTTAGTGATATAAGACaacatatttactattttttatagtttctttcaTAGTCAATAGATGACCTTTAATGATTATCATGTATGCATACTCAAGTaacattatttttaaacacaaaagTGTTCCATATATTATTTTAGAACATAATCATATTAGAAAACCATCAATCATTTAATCATTTGactataacatcatgtacttATACACCATTTATCATAGACATTATTAGTCAATTTGTGACTATTATTAAAACTATGTCCACCACCTAAATGGGTCAAAGAACATTAATATTTCTATTTCATTACTCATGAGATAATTTATTCATGGCTTCTaaagtgaattttaaaatttcactatATCTCAAAATTATAGAACCATGagattatatatcatatctaagacataaatattttttaaaaaaaacatgtgttGTAAACTTGTACAATATGATCTCGATTTTTAAATATATGATTATGGCGTTTAAATTTCCATTAAATGATTTCATaccaaaatagtaattttgtgatATTAGCTAAGGTTTTTCACTATTCTATCTTGATTAGAAAAATTAACCATGCTAAGGGAGAGACTGCACTATCTTTTGCATATTGCATAtgacttattttatttctagtaaAAACCACTTCTAGTCCAACATTTAtaacataaactaaaaaatatgCAATCATATATAAAAACTCATATAgctttttattagttttttttaaaaccaacCAAGATTATTCATATTATATGATTAGTTACAAACTTTCATTCTTAGCAATGAATACACTTAAAATAATGTATCATTAATAACACTCAATTGCTAGTTACtaatataatgatttgaaaacaaataatttcatatttaaagttaaatatatatcatgaaaaagaaagaatatttttatactaaaaaaTTTCACGCACAAGTTGGATGGAATGGATTAAATTTCAATTCTCCAAATTTATTATCTACTTATAATGCACTCTTTAAAACGACTTGACTTATCAAGTTACAGTTTTTgctttcaagaaatcattttaaCTCAACCTTTTGAAACTAATGTTGGATTCAATAACACGACTTTTTGGTTTGGGAAGGCTCTCTCGAATGCTCAATGCTTCTATTAGATAGAAGTTTGTTCAACCAATGTTTAAACAATGTCATTACCACTCAAAATAAAAGTATTGTTTCGATCCATTAATAGATCCTTTCCCAACCATATATTTTCATTCCATTCATTTGCTTCCTTTCTTTCTTACatgatattattatatattatataattttataccaATAATAATTTTGCATGttaaaatatcatgcatataaTAACTAACATTTTACTTCTATCAATAAAATAATCCATGAGACAATCATActtttttcataatataattaatatgaaTATAACTTAATTGTTGAAATCTAATTCATGCAACACTTGTAAAACAATAAACTTGACATACATTTTCTCGCAATAAAAATTACTTCTAAATCAAGATTTGATAATATCATTGACATCGATTCAACCGCATTTGTCGATAGCCATCCTCATACTACCGCAAAATTAGAATCTTAAAATTGTTGGAATATGaggataaaaataaacttatgagaAATTAACGAAGACTTCAAGGTGTGTAACCATGTCACTTTTTTTAAGGATCTATTTACCCTCAACTTATATTTTGGTGTGCAAAAGAGTTATCGACAAATGAACCTTGAGTATACAATAAAACCCAATAACCATGTGTATTTTGCATTGACAAAAAATAGTCAACTGAGTATcaaattctacaaaaaaaaaaatttgaagtaaCTCTTTATAAAttaatctttaaacattaagATGAAGGAGAACAAAGAAAATCTTTTAGAGTTTTTTTTGGTGTACATTCAAATGAAATTCAACTCCTATTTATAGAAGTTCTCGAGACAAGAGACATACtatttaataaatgtttatttggATAGTCTCATTTATTAAGAATAAACACAATTATTCATTACATATTACTTGgacaataacttttttttaataatcaacATAActtttaataacaaaaaaacaTAACTCATCAATATAAACAATGataacctttcatttaataattaacttaCATAACTTTGGTTATGTAACTTTTAACTTGCAACTATAacaacattatatatatttttaaaaatgttccATCAACTCAAACTCTGTTTAGAGGCAAAGGAGATCTTCTAAGAAATGCTTGAAAAAGTGTGAGCGCTTGCGAAGGGGACGTGTATGGAACCTCATGTGCTGCACCTCTTACTGTAGCAAATGTCAAAAATGTCAAATTTTGGCCTCTCCTTACTTTGCCAAATGACTGAGTCCACCCACCAACCTGATTATATATATTAGACCATGAATCTGGAATGAATACTGGAAAAGACTTTGAATAGCAGACATGACTTTGCAAAACATGCCTGCTTCTTATCATACCATAGAGCATAACTTCCGACAGGCACCAGCTTCAGTTCTTTTGCAAGCATATTTGCAATTATCCTTGTTTGTGTTAATGGGATTTTTGAATCTTGATCTCCACTGCAGTGAAGTTGCAGAAACTTTCAGTCATTTGAGGCAACTGGGGCTTGAAATTAGAAACCCTTTGAGGTTTAAAATTACTCACTTGAAGAGGAGAACTAGAATACTGCTTTTGAGGAGTTTTGACAGAAGGGGTATGATATTGATCCCTATACTCTCTCTTTGATAGGAAAGATGCCTGCAATTATAACAAGTTGTTTAATTTGCTTGCATACATGCAGAAGCATATGCAAAATTGCCAATTGAGAGAAAAAGAGACCCTCTACAGAATTCCCAAACTGAAGAGAGGTGAGTTGTGTTTGCATGAAGTGCTTCTTGTACTTTAGGTGTGTTGAGGTACTGACGTATCTCATCTCCACGACATGGATCAGTGGCAACAGCCGAGCTCATAGCAAGCTGCTAGAACAATCAAAGAAAATTGTTAGCTGGAAAAGAACCAGTCGCTTTCATGCCTGTGTTAATGCTGTTAATTACTTACCTTCCAATGTAACCGATTGTGTGTTCCCTGATAAAAAGTCTGGCCGAGTAGAGTCGGTGACAAGCAAATAGGCAAAATCAGGTCTCCAGGGTCAGTGTATGAACCCATTGCTTCTTCTAGTTTGTTAAGCACATGTATGCA contains the following coding sequences:
- the LOC107910681 gene encoding serine carboxypeptidase-like 42 isoform X3; this encodes MEKMLSQEPKHSSRWIYWYSIPPANTCLFKEVLSQPIYSSRYNKDILAELSRRIDPLLTLSNSCFGHYIPQLADLILDYNKRFSGRPIKLKAIALGNPLLDPDISVINAESLCSHGVISDETLLLSKTVCNASRHLKESIHQNLSKECIHVLNKLEEAMGSYTDPGDLILPICLSPTLLGQTFYQGTHNRLHWKQLAMSSAVATDPCRGDEIRQYLNTPKVQEALHANTTHLSSVWEFCRGHLSYQRESIGINIIPLLSKLLKSSILVLLFNGDQDSKIPLTQTRIIANMLAKELKLVPVGSYALWLVGGLSHLAK
- the LOC107910681 gene encoding serine carboxypeptidase-like 42 isoform X1, coding for MEKMLSQEPKHSSRWIYWYSIPPANTCLFKEVLSQPIYSSRYNKDILAELSRRIDPLLTLSNSCFGHYIPQLADLILDYNKRFSGRPIKLKAIALGNPLLDPDISVINAESLCSHGVISDETLLLSKTVCNASRHLKESIHQNLSKECIHVLNKLEEAMGSYTDPGDLILPICLSPTLLGQTFYQGTHNRLHWKQLAMSSAVATDPCRGDEIRQYLNTPKVQEALHANTTHLSSVWEFCRGHLSYQRESIGINIIPLLSKLLKSSILVLLFNGDQDSKIPLTQTRIIANMLAKELKLVPVGSYALWYDKKQACFAKSCLLFKVFSSIHSRFMV
- the LOC107910681 gene encoding serine carboxypeptidase-like 42 isoform X2 encodes the protein MEKMLSQEPKHSSRWIYWYSIPPANTCLFKEVLSQPIYSSRYNKDILAELSRRIDPLLTLSNSCFGHYIPQLADLILDYNKRFSGRPIKLKAIALGNPLLDPDISVINAESLCSHGVISDETLLLSKTVCNASRHLKESIHQNLSKECIHVLNKLEEAMGSYTDPGDLILPICLSPTLLGQTFYQGTHNRLHWKLAMSSAVATDPCRGDEIRQYLNTPKVQEALHANTTHLSSVWEFCRGHLSYQRESIGINIIPLLSKLLKSSILVLLFNGDQDSKIPLTQTRIIANMLAKELKLVPVGSYALWYDKKQACFAKSCLLFKVFSSIHSRFMV